In Paenibacillus ihbetae, the following are encoded in one genomic region:
- a CDS encoding calcium-translocating P-type ATPase, SERCA-type: MEQKQWHQMDVDELQQVLHLRPEQGLTEEEAGERRKTSGYNELSEGEKISPLVLFLNQFKDFMVLVLLGATLISGLLGEYLDAVTIVAIILINGILGFVQEFKAERSLRALKQLSAPSSKVLRDGKVVHLAARELVPGDVVLVESGDRIPADVRWLETSSCSVEESALTGESMPVNKHAEPIPEADVPLGDRKNIGFMGTMVTRGSAKGVVIRTGMDTEMGKIADLIQSTESQETPLQHRLEQLGKILIGVSLALTVLVVVAGILHGQPAAGMFLAGVSLAVAAIPEGLPAIVTIALALGVQRMIKRKAIVRKLPSVETLGCASVICSDKTGTLTQNKMTVTRIWLGGRILEVTGQGYDPTGQILHKGKPVELRSDQALRRLLQIGGLCNNAEIVETLQQEARNKRKGKEEPAAPSAWELKGDPTEGALLTLSSKMGLTKASLASVYQRDKEFPFDSERKLMSVIVSHQGGRLLCTKGAPDVLLEACTYMLWDGNVVPLTPTLRQKVLAANEGMASEALRVLGLAYRDLRPYDKPETDKEAEGQLIFVGLAGMIDPPRREVRDAIATCRRAGIKTVMITGDHRTTAEAIAGQLGIMPRNGLSLTGQELARMDDKELDAKVDQTFVYARVSPEHKLRIVKSLQRKGHVVAMTGDGVNDAPAIKASDIGIAMGITGTDVTKEASSLVLSDDNFSTIVSAIEEGRSIYENIRKFIRYLLASNVGEILTMFFAMMLGLPLPLVPIQILWVNLVTDGLPAMALGVDQPEKDLMEHKPRGAKENIFARRLGWKIISRGVLIGLCTLGAFWITLSGSPDDLVKAQSVAFATLVMAQLIHVFDCRSSRSIFHRNPLQNKALVLAVLSSILLMLGVMYIEVFQPIFKTVPLGLKEWALVLVAAGIPTFLMGAGSVWGGRRNRNRSRRSMMTKSANISA, from the coding sequence ATGGAACAAAAGCAATGGCACCAGATGGATGTGGATGAATTGCAGCAGGTGCTGCATTTGCGTCCGGAGCAGGGCCTCACGGAAGAGGAAGCCGGGGAAAGACGGAAAACCAGCGGTTATAACGAGCTCTCCGAGGGGGAGAAAATTTCCCCGCTTGTTCTGTTTTTGAACCAATTCAAGGATTTCATGGTGCTCGTGCTCCTTGGGGCGACCCTGATCTCCGGATTGCTCGGGGAGTATCTGGATGCCGTAACCATCGTGGCGATCATACTGATAAACGGGATACTCGGTTTCGTCCAGGAGTTTAAGGCGGAACGGTCGCTGCGGGCTTTGAAGCAGCTGTCCGCCCCGTCCTCCAAGGTGCTGCGGGACGGCAAAGTGGTGCACCTGGCGGCCAGGGAGCTGGTGCCTGGAGACGTGGTGCTGGTGGAGAGCGGCGACCGCATTCCGGCCGATGTCCGCTGGCTAGAGACAAGCAGCTGCAGCGTCGAGGAGTCGGCATTAACCGGGGAGTCGATGCCGGTGAATAAGCATGCCGAGCCCATCCCCGAGGCGGATGTGCCGCTTGGCGATCGCAAAAACATCGGCTTCATGGGCACGATGGTCACCCGCGGTTCCGCCAAAGGCGTTGTCATCCGGACCGGGATGGATACGGAAATGGGCAAAATCGCCGATCTGATCCAAAGCACGGAATCCCAGGAAACGCCGCTGCAGCATCGTTTGGAGCAGCTTGGGAAAATATTGATCGGCGTGTCGCTCGCCCTTACGGTTCTGGTCGTCGTGGCGGGAATCCTGCACGGGCAGCCGGCGGCGGGCATGTTCCTGGCGGGCGTCAGCCTTGCGGTTGCAGCCATTCCGGAGGGGCTTCCGGCCATCGTTACGATCGCCCTGGCGCTCGGCGTCCAGCGGATGATCAAGCGCAAGGCCATCGTCCGGAAGCTGCCTTCGGTCGAGACGCTCGGCTGCGCCTCTGTCATCTGCTCCGACAAGACGGGCACGCTGACCCAGAATAAAATGACCGTCACCCGGATCTGGCTCGGGGGTCGCATCTTGGAGGTGACCGGACAAGGCTATGATCCGACCGGACAAATCCTCCATAAGGGCAAGCCGGTCGAGCTGCGGTCCGATCAGGCGCTGCGCCGGCTCCTGCAGATCGGAGGACTATGCAACAACGCCGAAATCGTCGAGACCCTGCAGCAAGAAGCGCGCAACAAGCGCAAAGGCAAGGAGGAGCCGGCGGCGCCTTCCGCTTGGGAATTGAAGGGCGATCCGACCGAGGGCGCCCTGCTGACCCTGTCGTCCAAGATGGGTTTGACCAAAGCAAGCTTGGCATCCGTGTACCAGCGGGATAAGGAGTTTCCGTTCGATTCGGAACGGAAGCTGATGTCCGTCATCGTCAGCCATCAGGGGGGACGCCTGCTCTGCACGAAGGGTGCGCCGGATGTGCTGCTTGAAGCATGCACGTATATGTTATGGGACGGAAACGTCGTGCCGCTGACACCGACGCTGCGACAGAAGGTCCTTGCCGCGAACGAAGGCATGGCTTCCGAAGCGCTGCGGGTGCTCGGCCTTGCATACCGGGATCTCCGGCCTTACGACAAGCCGGAAACGGACAAGGAGGCGGAGGGCCAGCTGATCTTCGTCGGATTGGCAGGGATGATCGATCCGCCTCGCCGCGAGGTGCGCGACGCGATTGCGACCTGCCGCCGGGCGGGCATCAAGACGGTGATGATTACCGGCGACCACCGGACCACCGCCGAAGCGATTGCCGGCCAGCTCGGCATCATGCCGAGGAACGGCTTATCCTTGACCGGACAGGAGCTGGCGCGGATGGATGACAAGGAGCTGGATGCCAAAGTGGACCAGACCTTCGTCTATGCCCGCGTATCTCCGGAGCATAAGCTCCGTATCGTCAAATCGCTGCAGCGCAAGGGCCACGTGGTGGCGATGACCGGCGACGGGGTCAACGATGCGCCGGCCATCAAGGCGTCGGATATCGGGATCGCAATGGGGATCACCGGCACGGATGTAACCAAGGAAGCCTCGTCGCTCGTGCTCAGCGACGACAACTTCTCGACTATCGTATCGGCGATAGAAGAAGGCAGGAGCATCTATGAGAACATACGCAAGTTCATCCGCTATTTGCTGGCATCGAATGTCGGCGAAATTTTGACGATGTTCTTCGCGATGATGCTGGGCCTGCCGCTTCCGCTCGTGCCGATCCAGATTCTGTGGGTAAACCTCGTCACCGACGGGCTTCCGGCGATGGCGCTCGGCGTGGACCAGCCGGAGAAGGACCTGATGGAGCACAAGCCGAGAGGGGCCAAGGAGAACATCTTCGCCCGGCGGCTCGGCTGGAAAATTATCAGCCGCGGCGTTTTGATCGGCCTCTGTACGCTGGGAGCCTTCTGGATTACGCTGTCCGGCTCGCCTGACGATTTGGTGAAAGCCCAGTCGGTTGCCTTTGCCACGCTGGTGATGGCGCAGCTGATCCACGTGTTCGATTGCCGCAGCTCACGCTCCATTTTCCACCGTAACCCGCTGCAAAACAAGGCGCTGGTGCTGGCGGTGCTCTCCTCGATCCTTCTGATGCTGGGCGTTATGTACATCGAGGTGTTCCAGCCGATCTTCAAGACGGTTCCGCTCGGGCTGAAGGAATGGGCGCTGGTGCTTGTTGCCGCCGGAATCCCGACCTTCCTGATGGGGGCCGGCAGCGTATGGGGAGGACGGAGAAACCGGAACCGGAGCCGCCGCAGCATGATGACGAAGAGTGCAAATATTTCGGCATAA